Proteins co-encoded in one Candidatus Limnocylindrales bacterium genomic window:
- a CDS encoding sulfatase, which yields MATSAARIATIILCLTVAIIVAVVAVRGRTVGLFDIERGRGTLIDAAERFRDRAGPAYQQEALAAVRRSCPYMRVLRLDETPPSAAAAGEASVNASAAMTLFEADFSRGAAGFEPVDEDARFQAAQGALALHAGQLRTAAALAIPKEQIGTIEIEASTAAPAHLLVGWSDEEDAMRLVRDKSRIDLIADGRFHTYSIDAAKALERGLEAGAVVRRLFVSARADGTTPVYLRRVRVHSWKHRYPSSGYGVTYEKLGGELRRALFQVPAHTLRYDIVLPAQAPVFEAGLGVLGTDGSTEFAMTLLEGDRSYDLLKQIDSGVGWDDVRVDLSRWAGRSVSVQLSARTEADSIALWSSPVIRSDGEDGQAPPSVVMIVEDALRPDRLALYGGPVASPGHDRIAARGVVFERAFAQAPQTRSSVPSLMTSLLPSATGTWDFSDFLRDEYVTLAEVLRACGYQTASFIQNGNAGAYAGLHQGFDVLVDEEQAGTSAHAVLELARQWIEAQQRRPYFAYVHVLDPHGPFDPELRPELPQAEGELLLEIDRFIDPPWLERPTASVRRSLYDAEVAGTDAALASFVAWMEHHGHLDTSILAVLADHGEYLGEHGGMWRHHPPGHLEVTRVPLLLSGPGVQSHRRVQTPVPLLDVMPTLLELTGIDASALAMHGASLLSLKSGRTARVFVSEEPELERGGRSARDCGSVFTGGLQIMLACLSDQAWFTAKTIAGAEELPRPPVRFFDTAESYGTEIGTDPVTQRLLQMRTGSLLKTLQTINIEAWQKMTRASAPAIPSAPAHMERLRALGYAQ from the coding sequence GTGGCCACCTCCGCCGCCAGAATCGCGACGATCATTCTCTGCCTGACCGTGGCCATCATCGTCGCCGTCGTGGCCGTCCGAGGGCGCACGGTGGGGCTGTTCGACATCGAACGAGGCCGCGGCACGCTCATCGACGCTGCCGAGCGCTTCCGTGATCGCGCCGGCCCCGCCTATCAGCAGGAGGCGCTCGCGGCGGTGCGCCGCTCCTGTCCCTACATGCGCGTGCTGCGCCTGGACGAGACGCCACCGAGCGCCGCGGCGGCCGGTGAGGCCTCCGTCAACGCCAGCGCCGCCATGACGCTGTTCGAAGCCGACTTCTCGCGTGGAGCCGCCGGCTTCGAACCCGTCGACGAGGATGCGCGGTTTCAGGCCGCCCAGGGCGCGCTGGCGTTGCATGCAGGACAGCTGCGAACCGCCGCCGCGTTGGCCATTCCCAAGGAACAGATCGGTACGATCGAAATCGAGGCAAGCACGGCTGCGCCCGCGCATCTTCTGGTGGGATGGAGCGATGAAGAGGACGCGATGCGACTGGTTCGTGACAAGTCGCGCATCGACCTGATCGCCGACGGCCGCTTTCACACCTATTCGATCGACGCAGCCAAGGCCCTGGAGCGAGGGCTGGAAGCCGGCGCCGTCGTGCGGCGGCTTTTCGTGTCGGCGCGAGCCGATGGAACCACGCCGGTGTATCTGCGTCGCGTCCGCGTGCATTCGTGGAAGCATCGCTATCCCTCCTCCGGCTATGGCGTCACCTACGAGAAGCTCGGCGGCGAGCTGCGGCGCGCGCTCTTCCAGGTACCCGCGCACACGTTGCGATACGACATCGTCCTGCCGGCGCAGGCACCGGTGTTCGAGGCGGGCCTCGGCGTGCTCGGCACCGACGGCAGCACCGAGTTCGCCATGACGCTGCTCGAAGGCGACAGGAGCTACGATCTGCTCAAGCAGATCGACAGCGGCGTCGGCTGGGATGACGTGCGCGTGGACCTGTCGCGATGGGCGGGAAGGAGCGTCAGCGTGCAGCTGAGCGCGCGCACCGAGGCCGATTCGATCGCATTGTGGAGCTCGCCGGTCATTCGCAGCGACGGCGAGGACGGCCAGGCGCCGCCTTCCGTCGTCATGATCGTGGAAGATGCGCTGCGCCCGGACCGTCTGGCGCTGTACGGCGGGCCGGTCGCCTCACCGGGCCACGATCGCATCGCCGCGCGCGGAGTCGTGTTCGAGCGCGCCTTTGCGCAGGCGCCGCAGACCAGGTCCAGCGTGCCCTCGCTGATGACCTCGCTGCTCCCCAGTGCCACCGGTACCTGGGACTTCTCCGACTTTCTGCGCGACGAATACGTGACACTGGCCGAGGTGCTGCGGGCGTGCGGGTACCAGACCGCGTCCTTCATCCAGAACGGCAATGCCGGCGCCTATGCCGGGCTGCACCAGGGCTTCGACGTGCTCGTCGACGAAGAGCAGGCCGGGACGTCTGCGCACGCAGTGCTCGAGCTGGCCCGTCAATGGATCGAGGCGCAGCAGCGGCGGCCGTACTTCGCCTACGTGCATGTGCTCGACCCTCACGGCCCGTTCGATCCCGAGCTTCGGCCGGAGCTGCCGCAGGCCGAGGGCGAGCTCCTGCTCGAGATCGACCGCTTCATCGATCCGCCATGGCTGGAGCGCCCGACGGCCTCGGTGCGCCGATCGCTCTACGACGCCGAAGTCGCGGGCACCGATGCCGCGCTCGCTTCTTTCGTCGCGTGGATGGAGCACCACGGACACCTGGACACCTCGATCCTGGCGGTGCTCGCCGATCACGGCGAGTATCTCGGCGAGCACGGCGGCATGTGGCGCCATCACCCGCCGGGGCATCTCGAAGTGACGCGCGTGCCGCTGCTGCTGTCCGGCCCCGGCGTTCAGTCGCACCGGCGGGTGCAGACTCCCGTGCCCCTCCTGGACGTGATGCCGACGCTGCTCGAGCTCACCGGCATCGACGCCTCGGCGCTTGCCATGCACGGCGCCTCGCTGCTGTCGCTGAAGTCGGGACGCACTGCGCGAGTCTTCGTCAGCGAAGAGCCCGAGCTCGAGCGCGGCGGCCGCAGCGCGCGCGATTGCGGCTCGGTCTTCACGGGCGGCCTGCAGATCATGCTCGCGTGCCTCTCCGACCAGGCCTGGTTCACTGCCAAGACGATCGCCGGGGCCGAGGAGCTGCCCCGCCCGCCGGTGCGCTTCTTCGATACGGCGGAAAGCTACGGTACCGAGATCGGCACGGACCCCGTCACGCAGCGGCTGCTGCAGATGCGAACAGGCAGCCTCCTGAAGACCCTCCAGACGATCAACATCGAAGCCTGGCAAAAGATGACTCGAGCCAGCGCGCCCGCCATCCCCTCGGCCCCGGCCCACATGGAACGACTGCGGGCATTGGGCTACGCGCAATAG
- a CDS encoding dodecin family protein, which produces MSESVYKIIELVGTSTDSWEQAAAAAITKASKTLRDLRVAEVRELDMTIEDGKVAQYRAKVRVSFKYED; this is translated from the coding sequence ATGAGTGAAAGCGTCTACAAGATCATCGAACTCGTGGGCACCAGCACGGATTCGTGGGAACAGGCCGCGGCCGCAGCAATTACCAAGGCTTCCAAGACCTTGCGCGATCTGCGCGTGGCCGAAGTGCGTGAGCTCGACATGACCATCGAGGATGGCAAGGTCGCGCAGTATCGCGCCAAGGTGCGCGTCTCCTTCAAATACGAGGATTGA
- a CDS encoding YecA family protein, translated as MRAFPGLAESPSDDELYSLAGFLAQRPCSRRAMSLEEVHGFLTALHCVPGPLPPLVWLPVIFGGDVERASGATGAHMIGVVMRLSNEIARSLFDSSNQEAFEPLIAFPGTCERVSAAGWCDGYLTGLDVKARAWIEHIEEDGEMRRVLCPIIALSSRFQNVLDCIEDDEADEDEDGAGDDEELEAMLPTAVLAAYTYWRISDVVVEDDLQAESATAAS; from the coding sequence ATGAGAGCCTTTCCCGGACTCGCAGAATCCCCTTCCGACGACGAGCTCTACTCCCTGGCCGGATTCCTGGCGCAGCGCCCGTGCTCACGGCGCGCCATGAGCCTGGAGGAAGTGCACGGGTTCCTGACCGCTCTGCACTGTGTGCCGGGGCCGCTTCCGCCTCTGGTGTGGCTGCCGGTGATTTTCGGCGGCGACGTCGAGCGAGCTTCGGGCGCCACCGGTGCACACATGATCGGTGTGGTGATGCGTCTGAGCAACGAGATCGCGCGCTCTCTCTTCGACAGCAGCAACCAGGAAGCGTTCGAGCCCTTGATCGCCTTTCCCGGCACCTGCGAGCGCGTCTCGGCCGCCGGCTGGTGCGACGGCTATCTGACCGGGCTCGACGTCAAAGCCCGCGCGTGGATCGAGCACATCGAAGAAGACGGCGAGATGCGACGCGTCCTTTGTCCCATCATCGCCCTGTCTTCACGCTTCCAGAACGTGCTCGACTGCATCGAGGACGACGAAGCCGACGAGGACGAGGACGGCGCGGGTGACGACGAGGAGCTGGAGGCGATGCTGCCGACGGCGGTCCTCGCCGCCTACACCTACTGGCGGATCTCCGACGTCGTCGTCGAGGACGATCTCCAGGCCGAGAGCGCAACCGCGGCCAGCTGA
- a CDS encoding ABC transporter permease subunit, whose translation MIRPARLLAVARYELRSHNAGKQGRRFLLLALALLLPAGLIPSPLSNVGTAGRRHAPAAPVSSKPIAVRGMVPAALQGRLELSPLGEAEIVAEAPVRVRAPDVPDDLRAVLETLPGDSRVEVRRYRPPVRLPGRSILIAIVAISLLTGPLAEALPGERARRTLEVLLSAGISRAELIGGKWLTWTAWATLTALVAAATSIFSGVQQAGLWLLGLPMFIGCAVALGMWLVRLVDDVVGGAAAPMRVLPAAASVMAGLAWSFHSISPALSALVPLGGPLLVAADMLDRGVDVMAAGAGTALFTSWLLVRTGADLDRFDAAGSVRRHGAIGLASVATILWWLAVAGPAVWILAGNPQATAPLATSHLAGGAALLGCALLACAREGRLPWSRIDARGAFVALAVGVLLGMAGPLVMRIAAPPAWAQPLAERLLSAAVPDFTAAPMSALVAILGQTWLYRFVLAPRSGWLLATLLWAIAVSPFDPLSALPASLALGLIARRHGAGAAALAHLAWMVTVAWMPLSQTAAVVIAAQLAAVALSAWRSSSTTTSEIRQ comes from the coding sequence ATGATACGACCGGCACGCCTGCTGGCGGTGGCCCGCTACGAGCTGCGCAGCCACAACGCGGGCAAGCAGGGGCGGCGCTTTCTGCTGCTCGCGCTCGCGCTGCTGCTGCCGGCGGGCCTTATCCCGAGCCCGCTGTCCAACGTCGGCACCGCCGGCCGCCGCCACGCTCCGGCCGCGCCCGTGTCGAGCAAGCCCATCGCCGTTCGCGGAATGGTGCCGGCTGCGCTGCAGGGAAGGCTCGAGCTCTCGCCGCTCGGCGAGGCCGAGATCGTCGCCGAAGCGCCCGTGCGCGTGCGCGCGCCCGACGTTCCCGACGACCTGCGCGCGGTGCTGGAAACCCTGCCCGGCGACAGCCGCGTCGAGGTGCGGCGCTATCGGCCGCCGGTGCGCCTGCCCGGCAGGTCCATCCTGATCGCGATCGTCGCAATCTCCCTGCTCACGGGGCCGCTGGCCGAAGCGTTGCCCGGCGAGCGCGCGCGGCGCACGCTCGAGGTTCTCCTGTCGGCGGGAATCTCGCGCGCCGAGCTGATCGGCGGCAAATGGCTGACGTGGACCGCATGGGCGACGTTGACCGCGCTTGTGGCCGCAGCGACCTCCATCTTCAGCGGCGTGCAGCAAGCCGGACTGTGGCTGCTGGGTCTGCCCATGTTCATCGGTTGCGCCGTGGCTCTCGGCATGTGGCTGGTGCGCCTGGTCGATGATGTCGTCGGCGGCGCTGCGGCGCCGATGCGCGTGCTGCCGGCGGCGGCCAGCGTGATGGCGGGGCTGGCGTGGTCGTTCCACTCCATCTCGCCGGCGTTGTCGGCGCTCGTGCCGCTCGGCGGGCCGCTGCTGGTGGCGGCCGACATGCTCGACCGCGGCGTGGACGTGATGGCGGCCGGAGCCGGCACCGCGCTGTTCACTTCGTGGCTGCTCGTGCGCACCGGCGCCGATCTCGACCGCTTCGACGCCGCCGGCAGCGTGCGCCGACACGGCGCCATCGGTCTTGCCAGCGTCGCGACGATCCTGTGGTGGCTTGCAGTGGCAGGACCGGCCGTCTGGATCCTCGCCGGAAACCCTCAGGCGACCGCGCCTCTGGCGACCTCGCATCTGGCAGGCGGCGCCGCGCTGCTCGGCTGCGCTCTGCTCGCCTGTGCGCGCGAAGGCCGCCTGCCGTGGTCGCGCATCGATGCGCGAGGAGCGTTCGTGGCGCTCGCCGTGGGCGTGCTGCTCGGGATGGCGGGGCCGCTCGTGATGCGCATCGCCGCGCCGCCCGCGTGGGCGCAGCCGCTTGCCGAGCGGCTGCTGTCGGCTGCCGTGCCCGACTTCACCGCGGCTCCGATGTCCGCGCTCGTGGCGATCCTAGGTCAGACCTGGCTGTATCGTTTCGTTCTCGCGCCGCGGTCGGGATGGCTGCTCGCCACGCTGCTGTGGGCCATCGCCGTCTCTCCGTTCGATCCGTTGTCGGCGCTGCCGGCGTCGCTGGCGCTCGGACTGATTGCACGGCGCCACGGCGCGGGCGCAGCGGCGCTTGCGCATCTTGCGTGGATGGTGACGGTGGCGTGGATGCCGCTGTCGCAAACGGCGGCGGTGGTGATCGCGGCTCAGCTGGCCGCGGTTGCGCTCTCGGCCTGGAGATCGTCCTCGACGACGACGTCGGAGATCCGCCAGTAG
- a CDS encoding ABC transporter permease subunit yields MRALSFLTLAVLLRLLREGLVVRAMAWPGLLASLALVGTAGAYAAWGTTPDVYVSTPELVAPLQTDGFRVFVVENPEPLLLTGQATRAIWREGDIYVLGRTWGGRATHRAESVLREAAGDRWRLEIPPLEARPGDVRNQAALLAGIIALLFTLYGVVMGAGALYRDRSNGALEAELALPVPVWMHACARVLALTAVLSPALIVSLLVVDSLMAIDHLTRWLVVGTSAAVAGGAIGFAMMARGSAEKGFSGPLSRALTATMALMAVGWWQPGIGRFLPLLSLGSFMHGAVPSYLVAAGAAAAVLLVTADFRNRECV; encoded by the coding sequence ATGCGCGCGCTCTCGTTCCTGACTCTGGCCGTGCTGCTGCGGCTGCTGCGCGAAGGCCTGGTCGTGCGTGCAATGGCCTGGCCGGGCCTGCTCGCCTCGCTGGCCCTGGTCGGAACCGCCGGCGCCTATGCGGCCTGGGGCACGACGCCCGACGTCTACGTCTCGACACCCGAGCTGGTCGCTCCCCTTCAGACCGACGGCTTTCGCGTATTCGTCGTCGAGAATCCCGAGCCGCTGCTGCTGACGGGGCAGGCCACGCGTGCGATCTGGCGCGAGGGCGACATCTATGTCCTCGGCAGGACCTGGGGCGGGCGTGCCACGCACCGCGCCGAATCGGTGCTGCGCGAGGCCGCCGGCGATCGCTGGCGACTCGAGATTCCGCCGCTGGAGGCGCGCCCGGGCGACGTTCGCAATCAGGCGGCATTGCTGGCCGGCATCATCGCCTTGCTGTTCACGCTGTACGGCGTGGTGATGGGCGCCGGTGCGCTGTATCGCGACCGTTCCAACGGTGCGCTCGAAGCCGAGCTGGCGCTGCCCGTTCCGGTCTGGATGCATGCGTGCGCGCGCGTGCTCGCACTGACGGCAGTGCTCAGCCCGGCCCTCATCGTAAGCCTCCTCGTCGTCGACTCGCTCATGGCCATCGATCATCTGACGCGCTGGCTGGTCGTGGGAACCAGCGCGGCGGTGGCAGGCGGCGCCATCGGCTTTGCGATGATGGCACGCGGATCGGCCGAGAAAGGGTTTTCCGGACCGCTCTCCCGCGCGCTGACCGCGACGATGGCGTTGATGGCGGTCGGCTGGTGGCAACCTGGCATCGGCCGTTTCCTTCCCCTGCTCTCCCTGGGCTCGTTCATGCATGGCGCGGTGCCTTCCTATCTCGTTGCCGCCGGCGCCGCGGCGGCGGTGCTGCTGGTGACGGCCGATTTCCGCAATCGCGAGTGTGTGTGA
- a CDS encoding ABC transporter ATP-binding protein, producing the protein MLLTEDLARAFDDPARGHVDAVRSVSLRVGRGEIYGLLGPNGAGKTTTLRMLATLLRPDRGRIEIDGIDARTDPVQARSRLAYVPAEAGLPERLTAAETVALFGNIQGVADARTRARELLDQLGASRYADTNCSALSTGMKRRVVLARALVHDPPLLLLDEPTDGLDVGGRREVLGLVRGLAAEGRAVVVSSHIMGEVETLCPRVGVMAGGRIVAEGSVADLLASTGTSELGDAFMALTSEAAA; encoded by the coding sequence ATGCTGCTGACCGAGGACCTGGCTCGTGCCTTCGACGATCCTGCGCGCGGCCATGTCGATGCCGTGCGCAGCGTGTCGCTGCGTGTGGGGCGCGGTGAGATCTACGGCCTGCTCGGTCCCAACGGGGCCGGCAAGACCACGACGCTGCGAATGCTGGCCACGCTGCTGCGCCCCGACCGAGGACGCATCGAGATCGATGGGATCGACGCCCGAACCGATCCGGTTCAGGCGCGTTCGCGCCTGGCGTACGTGCCGGCCGAGGCGGGGCTGCCCGAAAGACTGACGGCCGCCGAAACGGTTGCACTGTTCGGAAACATCCAGGGCGTTGCCGACGCGCGCACGCGTGCCCGCGAACTGCTCGATCAACTGGGAGCCTCTCGCTACGCCGACACCAACTGCTCGGCGCTGTCGACCGGCATGAAGCGGCGCGTGGTGCTCGCGCGCGCGCTCGTGCACGACCCGCCGCTGCTGCTGCTCGATGAGCCGACCGATGGTCTGGATGTCGGCGGACGCCGTGAAGTGCTCGGACTGGTGCGCGGCCTTGCGGCCGAAGGCCGCGCCGTCGTGGTCTCCTCTCACATCATGGGCGAGGTCGAGACGCTCTGTCCCCGCGTCGGCGTCATGGCGGGCGGCCGCATCGTGGCCGAAGGATCGGTGGCCGATCTGCTGGCCAGCACCGGCACGAGCGAGCTCGGCGATGCGTTCATGGCTCTCACCAGCGAAGCGGCCGCCTAG
- a CDS encoding signal peptidase II produces the protein MRLPSYDSGMAGVRALLARHRVLLGLLALDAITKRIAFSVLPSNETVSVMGVPVFQLALNEWGVMGGVEGIGSVTSNSAYTLILAAGLLVQALVIWWLGSVELQFWLRLVAGLTVFFAIATAAEFAAKPMADVSADPAVVVTSIRGAALVLSLALYAVSRAPLPRLAFTLLAGGALANALSYAYPPFEVVDFLRIPLPGRDDVYGVVNLADVYVLAFVVVAMAWPLLSLLQWMRQRRVPSVA, from the coding sequence ATGAGGCTTCCTTCTTACGACTCGGGCATGGCCGGTGTGCGTGCTCTGCTGGCGCGTCACCGCGTGCTCCTCGGCCTGCTGGCTTTGGACGCGATCACCAAAAGGATCGCTTTTTCCGTGCTGCCCTCGAACGAGACCGTGTCGGTCATGGGCGTGCCGGTGTTCCAACTCGCTCTCAATGAATGGGGCGTCATGGGCGGCGTCGAGGGCATCGGCTCGGTGACGAGCAACTCGGCCTACACGTTGATCCTGGCTGCGGGGCTGCTGGTGCAGGCGCTGGTGATCTGGTGGCTCGGCAGCGTGGAGCTGCAGTTCTGGCTGCGGCTGGTGGCGGGGCTGACGGTGTTCTTCGCGATCGCCACCGCGGCCGAGTTTGCCGCCAAGCCGATGGCGGACGTCTCGGCCGATCCGGCGGTGGTCGTCACGTCCATTCGCGGCGCGGCGCTGGTGCTGAGCCTGGCGCTGTATGCCGTTTCGCGCGCGCCGCTGCCGCGGCTGGCGTTCACGCTGCTGGCCGGCGGCGCGCTGGCCAACGCGCTCTCGTACGCGTATCCGCCTTTCGAGGTCGTCGACTTCCTGCGCATTCCGCTGCCCGGTCGCGACGACGTCTACGGCGTCGTCAACCTGGCCGACGTGTACGTGCTGGCGTTCGTCGTGGTGGCTATGGCCTGGCCGCTGCTGTCGCTCCTGCAGTGGATGCGGCAGCGACGGGTGCCGAGCGTGGCTTGA
- a CDS encoding SDR family oxidoreductase yields MLLKDRVVVVSGIGPGLGQAIALAMAREGACLALAARSHDKLEGMVRTIRDGGGRALAVPTDVSDRASCERLIDATLKEYDRIDVLVNNAYHPGTYERIETANLEDWKPPFEVNVLGSLRLSQAVIPVMRSQGGGAIVMINSMSMRRMMERFGGYAASKAALLAATQTLALELGPSRIRVNSVVPGYIWGPPLESYFAAEAAKYGITPQQMYDSVAAETALKHIPTSEEIAEAVVFFASDMSSVITGQSLDVNAGHWFV; encoded by the coding sequence ATGCTGCTGAAAGACCGAGTCGTCGTCGTTTCCGGAATCGGCCCCGGCCTCGGACAGGCCATCGCGCTCGCGATGGCGCGCGAAGGCGCGTGCCTGGCGCTGGCCGCACGAAGTCACGACAAGCTCGAGGGCATGGTGCGCACGATTCGCGACGGCGGCGGCCGTGCGCTGGCCGTGCCGACCGACGTGTCCGACAGGGCCTCCTGCGAGCGCCTGATCGATGCGACGCTCAAGGAGTACGACCGCATCGACGTGCTGGTGAACAATGCCTACCATCCCGGCACCTACGAGCGCATCGAGACGGCGAACCTCGAGGACTGGAAGCCGCCCTTCGAGGTCAACGTCCTCGGCTCCCTTCGCCTGTCGCAGGCGGTGATCCCGGTGATGAGGTCGCAGGGCGGCGGAGCCATCGTGATGATCAACAGCATGTCGATGCGCCGCATGATGGAACGCTTCGGCGGCTACGCGGCGTCCAAGGCCGCACTTCTTGCGGCGACGCAGACGCTGGCGCTCGAGCTGGGGCCCTCGAGGATTCGCGTCAATTCGGTGGTTCCCGGATACATCTGGGGCCCCCCGCTGGAGAGCTACTTCGCGGCGGAAGCCGCCAAATACGGCATCACGCCGCAGCAGATGTACGACAGCGTCGCGGCCGAGACGGCGCTCAAGCACATCCCGACCTCCGAAGAGATCGCCGAGGCGGTGGTGTTCTTCGCCTCCGACATGTCCAGCGTCATCACGGGACAGAGCCTGGATGTCAATGCGGGGCACTGGTTCGTGTAG
- a CDS encoding sulfotransferase → MSGATSRDQRLPVRLFNGAVRTIEKVSRKRTSFVQSEQALREAAIAAAGGLTDFGKDDYGQGLQVLLRSYDEESHLNPFGRWLVRQQLVAILRNRLVAEEAWRRCPQMLATPVERPIFVLGLPRTGTTALHSLLAQDPANQVLEYWLAAAPKARPSRSDWERDPCFKQAAQGLKLTYWLDPSLKAIHLMTADGPEECRHLLQQCFTDDSFECNSTLPSYSRWYAGCDMEPPYRRHRDLLRLIGANDSPRRWVLKYPAHLRHLRALLKIYPDACVVQTHRDPARVLPSLCSLIAGWRGIYEDEPDKHAIAAWTLELWASTMENAMAVRQELGEARFYDLHFRETVADPAGAVGRMYAHFGIEYPEETAQSLRRWHRDNPQHKHGEHRYSAADFGLTAQGMRERFAAYIDRFAIEAER, encoded by the coding sequence ATGTCGGGTGCGACCTCCCGCGATCAGCGCCTTCCGGTGCGGCTCTTCAACGGCGCCGTACGCACGATCGAGAAGGTCTCGCGCAAGCGCACCAGCTTCGTGCAATCCGAACAGGCATTGCGCGAGGCGGCCATCGCGGCCGCCGGTGGCCTGACCGACTTCGGCAAGGACGACTACGGCCAGGGGCTGCAGGTGCTGCTGCGCTCCTACGACGAGGAGTCGCATCTGAATCCGTTCGGACGCTGGCTGGTGCGCCAGCAGCTCGTCGCCATCCTGCGCAACCGCCTCGTTGCCGAAGAGGCTTGGAGGCGCTGCCCGCAGATGCTGGCGACGCCCGTGGAGCGGCCGATCTTCGTGCTCGGCCTTCCACGAACCGGCACCACCGCGCTGCACTCCCTGCTCGCGCAGGACCCGGCCAACCAGGTGCTCGAGTACTGGCTGGCCGCGGCGCCCAAGGCGCGACCTTCGCGCAGCGACTGGGAGAGGGACCCGTGCTTCAAGCAGGCGGCGCAGGGCCTGAAGCTGACCTACTGGCTCGACCCGAGCCTGAAGGCCATTCATCTCATGACGGCCGACGGGCCCGAAGAATGCCGCCACCTTCTCCAGCAGTGCTTCACCGACGACAGCTTCGAGTGCAATTCCACGCTGCCGAGCTACTCGCGCTGGTACGCCGGCTGCGACATGGAGCCTCCCTACCGCCGTCATCGCGATCTGCTGCGCCTGATCGGAGCGAACGATTCTCCGCGGCGCTGGGTGCTCAAGTACCCGGCGCACCTTCGCCATCTGCGTGCGCTGCTGAAGATCTATCCCGACGCCTGCGTGGTGCAGACGCATCGCGACCCGGCGCGCGTGCTGCCGTCTCTGTGCAGCCTGATCGCGGGCTGGCGCGGCATCTACGAGGACGAGCCCGACAAGCATGCGATCGCCGCCTGGACGCTCGAACTGTGGGCCAGCACGATGGAGAACGCGATGGCGGTGCGGCAAGAGCTCGGCGAGGCGCGCTTCTACGACCTGCACTTCCGCGAAACCGTCGCCGATCCAGCCGGCGCCGTCGGCCGCATGTACGCGCACTTCGGGATCGAGTATCCGGAGGAGACGGCGCAGTCACTGCGGCGATGGCACCGCGACAACCCGCAGCACAAGCATGGCGAACACCGCTACAGCGCCGCCGACTTCGGCCTCACCGCGCAAGGCATGCGCGAGCGCTTCGCCGCCTACATCGACCGCTTCGCCATCGAAGCCGAACGATGA
- a CDS encoding DUF1214 domain-containing protein has protein sequence MTPEDALRTGRTWEDFCDALKSAGAVVQSDLAGDELDRAEGYRYLSRLTRLALEKFLEHADPAAPTFYRLSHETAKIGCDNPDSYYQNAAIDGRYEYRLSGTRGTVSYLGIGAYYGHYGSSARSGCSGYLEGGGVVTDADGRFEIILSARPHAGNWIKLEPDSSMLIVRQNFLDRTSEVPADLRLERLGADGTPQPLTAARLVNGLDDAARYVAGTSALFARWADGFRSRPNQILEMDPKVTGGAHGDPNIHFYMGYWQLEPQEALIVEATPPPCEYWNFQLNNIWMESLDFRYHPIHYNKHTTRYRSDGSFRLVVASRNPGVANWVDTASHRRGTMGLRWVKAAHFPMPATRVVPLSQVEPD, from the coding sequence ATGACACCGGAAGACGCGCTTCGGACCGGCCGTACCTGGGAGGATTTCTGCGACGCGCTCAAGAGCGCCGGCGCTGTCGTGCAAAGCGATCTTGCGGGCGACGAGCTCGACCGCGCCGAGGGCTACCGTTATCTGTCGCGGCTGACGCGGCTGGCGCTCGAGAAATTTCTCGAGCACGCCGATCCGGCCGCGCCCACCTTCTACCGGCTCAGCCACGAGACGGCCAAGATCGGCTGCGACAATCCCGACAGCTACTACCAGAACGCCGCCATCGACGGCCGCTACGAGTACCGCCTGTCCGGGACCCGCGGCACCGTCTCCTATCTCGGCATCGGCGCCTACTATGGACACTACGGATCGAGCGCCCGTTCCGGCTGCAGCGGCTATCTCGAAGGCGGCGGTGTGGTCACGGACGCCGACGGTCGCTTCGAAATCATCCTGAGCGCCAGGCCGCATGCCGGCAACTGGATCAAGCTGGAGCCGGACAGCTCGATGCTGATCGTGCGCCAGAACTTCCTCGATCGCACGAGCGAGGTGCCGGCCGATCTGCGGCTGGAGCGCCTCGGCGCCGACGGAACGCCGCAGCCGCTGACCGCCGCCCGCCTGGTGAATGGCCTCGACGATGCCGCCCGCTACGTCGCCGGCACCTCGGCGTTGTTCGCGCGCTGGGCCGATGGCTTTCGCTCACGCCCGAACCAGATCCTCGAGATGGACCCGAAAGTCACCGGCGGCGCGCACGGCGATCCCAACATCCATTTCTACATGGGATACTGGCAACTCGAGCCGCAGGAGGCGCTGATCGTCGAGGCCACGCCGCCGCCGTGCGAGTACTGGAATTTCCAGCTCAACAACATCTGGATGGAGTCGCTCGACTTCCGCTACCATCCGATCCACTACAACAAGCACACCACGCGCTACCGCAGCGACGGCTCGTTCCGACTCGTGGTGGCTTCGCGCAATCCCGGCGTCGCGAACTGGGTCGATACGGCCTCGCACCGACGCGGCACGATGGGCTTGCGGTGGGTGAAGGCCGCGCACTTCCCGATGCCGGCGACTCGCGTGGTGCCGCTGTCGCAGGTGGAGCCGGACTGA